In one Umezawaea sp. Da 62-37 genomic region, the following are encoded:
- a CDS encoding PspC domain-containing protein — MSSQVETVVGAEIAVRRRRGGRVVAGVAGGIADHLGVEVFWVRAVFAALTALNGVGVIAYGLLWIFVPQRTTSAPDEAPPKPRERQQAIGLLALGLGAAVLVTLLTGAVSGWIVGPLAVALVGAAVVWREADEAQRRRWRDGARSGVLGRSGRSALIRIASGVSLVALGIGVLLFSTYQLDQIQFALVAVLATLAGVALLTVPLWIKLVNDLDEERRARIRTEEKAEIAAHLHDSVLQTLALIQKQAEAPREVRRLARGQERQLRDWLYGRDFGENARPTTVSAAIALASGEVEDTFAISVQQVVVGDCDLDHNLLAMVQAAREAMVNAAKHAGVAEISVYGEVEADSVNVFVRDRGKGFDQGSVPEDRHGLADSIRGRMVRHGGEAKVRTGPGEGTEVHLEMPRKQEARS; from the coding sequence GTGAGTTCGCAGGTGGAAACGGTGGTGGGGGCGGAGATCGCGGTCCGCAGGCGGCGCGGCGGGCGCGTGGTCGCGGGGGTGGCGGGCGGGATCGCCGACCACCTCGGCGTCGAGGTGTTCTGGGTGCGCGCGGTGTTCGCGGCGCTGACGGCCCTCAACGGCGTCGGCGTGATCGCGTACGGGCTGCTGTGGATCTTCGTGCCGCAGCGGACGACGAGCGCGCCGGACGAGGCGCCGCCGAAACCGAGGGAACGCCAGCAGGCCATCGGTCTGCTGGCGCTGGGGCTCGGCGCGGCGGTGCTGGTGACCCTGTTGACGGGCGCGGTCAGCGGCTGGATCGTCGGCCCGCTGGCGGTGGCGCTGGTGGGCGCGGCCGTCGTGTGGCGCGAGGCGGACGAGGCGCAGCGGCGCCGGTGGCGGGACGGGGCGCGCAGCGGCGTGCTCGGCAGGAGCGGCCGGTCGGCGCTGATCCGGATCGCGTCGGGCGTCTCGCTGGTGGCGCTCGGCATCGGGGTGCTGCTGTTCAGCACCTACCAGCTCGACCAGATCCAGTTCGCGCTCGTCGCGGTGCTGGCGACGCTGGCGGGGGTCGCGCTGCTCACGGTGCCGCTGTGGATCAAGCTCGTGAACGACCTCGACGAGGAGCGCCGGGCCCGCATCCGCACCGAGGAGAAGGCCGAGATCGCCGCGCACCTGCACGACTCCGTGCTCCAGACGCTGGCGCTGATCCAGAAGCAGGCCGAGGCGCCGCGCGAGGTCCGCAGGCTCGCCCGCGGCCAGGAGCGGCAGTTGCGGGACTGGCTCTACGGTCGCGACTTCGGCGAGAACGCCCGCCCCACGACGGTGTCCGCCGCCATCGCGCTGGCCTCGGGGGAGGTCGAGGACACGTTCGCGATCTCGGTGCAGCAGGTCGTCGTCGGCGACTGCGACCTCGACCACAACCTGCTGGCGATGGTGCAGGCCGCCCGCGAGGCGATGGTCAACGCGGCCAAGCACGCCGGGGTCGCCGAGATCAGCGTCTACGGCGAGGTGGAGGCCGACAGCGTCAACGTCTTCGTGAGGGATCGGGGCAAGGGTTTCGACCAGGGATCCGTTCCGGAGGACCGGCATGGTCTCGCCGACTCGATCCGGGGGAGAATGGTCCGGCACGGTGGGGAGGCCAAGGTGCGCACCGGCCCCGGAGAGGGCACGGAGGTGCACTTGGAGATGCCGAGGAAGCAGGAGGCCAGGTCATGA
- a CDS encoding PspC domain-containing protein, with translation MSGNATAANVEETLKDFWVSRPRRPHRGRKIAGVAAGIAERYRIDPVIVRVAFVAMALCNGAGVFIYLLGWLGLPQEDDEVSPVEALVGRGRSSTPIPLTVLLGLALFPATGFFFDGGFTMVAGVLLSVGAVYLLHLNRGAVNRPALLTTTSSTEQVTEMDQKTTATPPAWDPLGAAPFAWDLPEPGQSVVSTPPPPPVRRYRRKSPVTGITLGLSLMVVATAVITGRGDTWFTPLHTLGVVVAIMGVGLLVGSFVRGGRGLIGLVIPLGLVGVLGTVVNLADLNGSGRVGDITESPASIAEVDPEYVLKAGSIQLDLTGLPDAGRVETEVRTVVGTVQVTVPKTADVEVRCEADLGSVRCLGHQSSGTDALVEATEPGTGGAGGLKIVLNVRNGVGDVEVNRG, from the coding sequence GTGAGTGGGAACGCGACAGCTGCGAACGTCGAAGAGACGCTGAAGGACTTCTGGGTCAGCAGGCCCAGACGGCCGCACCGCGGGCGGAAGATCGCCGGTGTGGCCGCGGGCATCGCGGAGCGGTACCGGATCGACCCGGTGATCGTGCGGGTCGCTTTCGTCGCGATGGCGTTGTGCAACGGTGCCGGTGTGTTCATCTACCTGCTGGGCTGGCTCGGGCTGCCCCAGGAGGACGACGAGGTCTCGCCCGTCGAGGCGCTGGTCGGCCGGGGGCGCAGCTCCACGCCGATCCCGCTGACGGTGCTGCTCGGCCTGGCGCTGTTCCCGGCGACCGGGTTCTTCTTCGACGGCGGCTTCACGATGGTGGCGGGCGTGCTGCTGTCCGTCGGCGCCGTCTACCTGCTGCACCTCAACCGCGGCGCGGTCAACCGGCCGGCGCTGCTGACGACGACCTCCAGCACGGAGCAGGTGACCGAGATGGACCAGAAGACGACCGCCACCCCGCCGGCGTGGGACCCGCTGGGCGCGGCGCCGTTCGCCTGGGACCTCCCCGAACCGGGGCAGTCGGTGGTGTCCACCCCGCCTCCCCCGCCCGTGCGGCGGTACCGGCGGAAGTCGCCGGTCACCGGGATCACCCTCGGCCTGTCGCTGATGGTGGTGGCGACCGCGGTGATCACCGGTCGCGGCGACACGTGGTTCACCCCGCTGCACACGCTGGGCGTGGTCGTGGCGATCATGGGCGTCGGGCTGCTGGTCGGCTCGTTCGTCCGCGGCGGCCGCGGGCTGATCGGACTGGTCATCCCGCTGGGCCTCGTGGGCGTGCTCGGCACGGTGGTGAACCTCGCCGACCTCAACGGGAGCGGACGCGTCGGCGACATCACCGAGTCGCCCGCCTCGATCGCGGAGGTGGACCCCGAGTACGTCCTCAAGGCGGGCAGCATCCAGCTGGACCTGACCGGGCTGCCCGACGCGGGCCGGGTGGAGACCGAGGTCCGGACGGTCGTCGGCACCGTGCAGGTGACCGTCCCGAAGACCGCCGACGTCGAGGTGCGGTGCGAGGCCGACCTCGGCTCCGTGCGGTGCCTCGGCCACCAGAGCAGCGGGACCGACGCGCTGGTGGAGGCCACCGAACCCGGCACCGGCGGAGCGGGTGGGCTGAAGATCGTGCTGAACGTGCGCAACGGCGTGGGAGACGTGGAGGTCAACCGTGGCTGA
- the guaA gene encoding glutamine-hydrolyzing GMP synthase: MSETSNRPVLVVDFGAQYAQLIARRVREAQVYSEVVPHTASVAELLARDPLAIVLSGGPSSIYEEGAPQVDPALFDAGVPVFGICYGFQAMAVALGGTAEHTGTREYGRTELGVTEGGGRLHDDLPGHHPVWMSHGDCVTKAPEGFTVTATSDGAPVAAFEDTERRFAGVQYHPEVGHSPHGQEVLRRFLHEIAGVKPQWTTSSIVDEQVERIREQIGGGKAICGLSGGVDSAVAAAMVQRAIGDRLTCVFVDHGLLRAGERTQVERDFVAATGVKLVTVDERERFLEALKGVTDPERKRKIIGREFIRAFEQAARDLQVDGDYDFLVQGTLYPDVVESGGGTGAANIKSHHNVGGLPDDLQFKLVEPLRALFKDEVRRVGTELGLPEVIVQRQPFPGPGLGIRIIGEVTGPRLEILRQADAIAREELTSAGLDRTIWQCPVVLLADVRSVGVQGDGRTYGHPIVLRPVSSEDAMTADWTRLPYEVLERISTRITNEVADVNRVVLDVTSKPPGTIEWE; the protein is encoded by the coding sequence GTGTCCGAAACCAGCAACCGACCGGTACTCGTCGTCGACTTCGGCGCCCAGTACGCGCAGTTGATCGCCCGTCGCGTGCGCGAGGCCCAGGTGTACTCCGAGGTCGTGCCGCACACCGCGAGCGTGGCGGAACTGCTCGCGCGCGACCCGCTCGCGATCGTCCTGTCCGGCGGCCCCTCCAGCATCTACGAGGAGGGCGCCCCCCAGGTCGACCCGGCGCTGTTCGACGCGGGCGTGCCCGTGTTCGGCATCTGCTACGGCTTCCAGGCCATGGCGGTCGCGCTGGGCGGCACCGCCGAGCACACCGGCACCCGCGAGTACGGCCGCACCGAACTCGGCGTGACCGAGGGCGGCGGCAGGCTGCACGACGACCTGCCCGGCCACCACCCGGTGTGGATGAGCCACGGCGACTGCGTCACCAAGGCCCCCGAGGGCTTCACCGTCACGGCCACGAGCGACGGCGCGCCCGTCGCCGCGTTCGAGGACACCGAGCGCCGGTTCGCGGGCGTCCAGTACCACCCCGAGGTCGGCCACTCGCCGCACGGCCAGGAGGTGCTGCGCCGGTTCCTGCACGAGATCGCGGGCGTGAAGCCGCAGTGGACCACCTCGTCGATCGTGGACGAGCAGGTCGAGCGGATCCGCGAGCAGATCGGCGGCGGCAAGGCCATCTGCGGCCTGTCCGGCGGCGTCGACTCCGCGGTCGCGGCGGCCATGGTGCAGCGCGCCATCGGCGACCGGCTGACCTGCGTGTTCGTCGACCACGGCCTGCTGCGCGCGGGTGAGCGCACCCAGGTCGAGCGCGACTTCGTGGCGGCGACCGGCGTGAAGCTGGTGACCGTGGACGAGCGCGAGCGGTTCCTGGAGGCCCTCAAGGGCGTCACGGACCCCGAGCGGAAGCGCAAGATCATCGGCCGCGAGTTCATCCGCGCGTTCGAGCAGGCCGCGCGGGACCTCCAGGTCGACGGCGACTACGACTTCCTCGTGCAGGGCACGCTCTACCCGGACGTCGTCGAGTCCGGCGGCGGCACCGGCGCGGCGAACATCAAGAGCCACCACAACGTCGGCGGCCTGCCGGACGACCTCCAGTTCAAGCTGGTCGAACCGCTGCGCGCGCTGTTCAAGGACGAGGTCCGCCGGGTCGGCACCGAACTGGGCCTGCCCGAGGTCATCGTGCAGCGCCAGCCGTTCCCCGGCCCCGGTCTCGGCATCCGCATCATCGGCGAGGTGACCGGCCCGCGGCTGGAGATCCTGCGCCAGGCCGACGCCATCGCCCGCGAGGAGCTGACGTCCGCCGGTCTCGACCGGACGATCTGGCAGTGCCCGGTCGTGCTGCTCGCGGACGTGCGCAGCGTCGGCGTCCAGGGCGACGGCCGCACCTACGGCCACCCGATCGTCCTGCGGCCGGTGTCCAGCGAGGACGCCATGACCGCGGACTGGACGCGCCTGCCGTACGAGGTGCTGGAGCGGATCTCCACCCGCATCACCAACGAGGTGGCCGACGTCAACCGGGTCGTGCTCGACGTGACCAGCAAGCCGCCGGGCACCATCGAGTGGGAGTAG
- a CDS encoding aminoglycoside phosphotransferase family protein, which produces MDEEALTGGGLNEVVRVGGTVRRPTGPWTPRVHGLLRLLAPTGFVPEVHGIDSAGREVLSYLPGEVGHPPLAPALRGDDTLVAYARMVRRLHDASVDLVGTAGWQFPAREPAEVVCHGDLAPYNVVFADGLPVGVIDFDTAHPAPRWWDVAYAVYCLAPLSPAFGTPEDQWRRAELFCAEYGCPSDGLADHVLARLADMVRAIREDPAFHVQRAEKHDDHYLSHVAHIRAARAVLAYR; this is translated from the coding sequence GTGGACGAAGAAGCGCTGACCGGAGGCGGTCTGAACGAGGTGGTGAGGGTCGGCGGGACGGTGCGCAGGCCCACCGGTCCGTGGACTCCGCGGGTGCACGGGCTGTTGCGGCTCCTGGCTCCCACGGGGTTCGTGCCGGAGGTGCACGGCATCGACTCCGCGGGCCGCGAGGTGCTCTCGTACCTGCCGGGTGAGGTCGGCCACCCGCCGTTGGCCCCGGCGTTGCGGGGTGACGACACGCTGGTCGCGTACGCCCGGATGGTGCGGCGGCTGCACGACGCGTCGGTGGACCTGGTGGGCACGGCGGGCTGGCAGTTCCCGGCGCGCGAGCCCGCCGAGGTCGTCTGCCACGGCGACCTCGCGCCGTACAACGTGGTGTTCGCCGACGGGCTGCCGGTCGGGGTGATCGACTTCGACACCGCGCACCCGGCGCCGCGGTGGTGGGACGTGGCGTACGCGGTGTACTGCCTCGCGCCGCTCTCCCCCGCGTTCGGCACCCCCGAGGACCAGTGGCGGCGGGCCGAGCTGTTCTGCGCGGAGTACGGCTGTCCGAGTGACGGCCTGGCCGACCACGTGCTGGCGCGGCTGGCGGACATGGTGCGCGCCATCAGGGAGGACCCGGCTTTCCACGTCCAACGGGCCGAGAAGCACGACGACCACTACCTGTCCCACGTGGCCCACATCCGAGCCGCCAGGGCCGTACTGGCCTACCGTTGA
- a CDS encoding aldehyde dehydrogenase family protein, whose product MDAITPQPRPCWIAGHPEQGAQEITVHHPHDGTEVATVAVPGPEQVERAVAAAAAVAKEFRRTPAHVRAAALEHVSKALAERAEEIAETITAENGKPLKWAEIEVARAVSTFKFAAEEARRFTGDLQRLDTDPNGVGRMALVRRVPRGPVLAVAPFNFPLNLVAHKVAPALAVGAPVIVKPASATPLSALLLGELLAETDLPDGVFSVLPVRGGDMESLVADPRLPVISFTGSTGVGWSLMDSAPRKHVVMELGSNSAAIVCADWPDLDHAASRIATFGNYQAGQSCIAVQRVIVHRAVADEFVPKLVAAVSALKTGDPHDPEVEVGPLIDEDNAVRVKEWIDEAVSLGAKLHVGGGRSGTTVEPTVLEAVPVEAKVWHQEVFGPVLAVSVVDSVEEAFEQANATDYGLQAGVFTRDLKIAFDAAAELEVGGVIIGDVPSYRADQMPYGGVKGSGTGREGVRSAMDDFTEQRTTVLTGIQL is encoded by the coding sequence ATGGACGCGATCACCCCGCAGCCCCGGCCCTGCTGGATCGCCGGCCACCCCGAACAGGGTGCGCAGGAGATCACCGTGCACCACCCGCACGACGGGACCGAGGTGGCCACGGTCGCCGTGCCCGGCCCCGAGCAGGTGGAACGCGCGGTAGCGGCCGCCGCCGCGGTGGCGAAGGAGTTCCGGCGCACGCCCGCGCACGTGCGGGCGGCGGCGCTGGAGCACGTGTCGAAGGCGCTGGCCGAGCGGGCCGAGGAGATCGCGGAGACCATCACCGCGGAGAACGGCAAACCGCTCAAGTGGGCCGAGATCGAGGTGGCCCGCGCGGTGAGCACGTTCAAGTTCGCCGCCGAGGAGGCGCGCCGGTTCACCGGCGACCTCCAGCGGCTGGACACGGACCCGAACGGCGTCGGCCGGATGGCGCTGGTCCGCCGGGTGCCGCGCGGGCCGGTGCTCGCCGTGGCGCCGTTCAACTTCCCGCTGAACCTGGTCGCGCACAAGGTCGCGCCCGCGCTCGCCGTGGGCGCACCGGTGATCGTCAAGCCCGCGTCCGCGACTCCGCTGTCCGCGCTGCTGCTGGGTGAGCTGCTGGCCGAGACCGACCTGCCCGACGGGGTGTTCTCGGTGCTGCCCGTGCGGGGCGGGGACATGGAGTCGCTGGTCGCGGATCCGCGGCTGCCGGTCATCTCGTTCACCGGGTCCACCGGGGTCGGGTGGTCGTTGATGGACTCGGCGCCGCGCAAGCACGTGGTGATGGAGTTGGGCAGCAACAGCGCCGCGATCGTCTGCGCGGACTGGCCGGACCTCGACCACGCGGCCTCGCGGATCGCGACCTTCGGGAACTACCAAGCCGGGCAGTCGTGCATCGCCGTGCAGCGCGTGATCGTGCACCGGGCGGTGGCCGACGAGTTCGTGCCGAAGCTCGTGGCCGCCGTGAGCGCGTTGAAGACCGGCGACCCGCACGACCCCGAGGTCGAGGTGGGTCCGCTGATCGACGAGGACAACGCCGTGCGGGTCAAGGAGTGGATCGACGAGGCCGTGTCGCTGGGGGCCAAGCTGCACGTGGGCGGCGGGCGGTCCGGCACGACCGTCGAGCCGACCGTGCTGGAGGCCGTGCCCGTGGAGGCGAAGGTGTGGCACCAGGAGGTGTTCGGGCCGGTGCTCGCGGTGTCCGTCGTCGACAGCGTCGAGGAGGCGTTCGAGCAGGCCAACGCGACCGACTACGGGTTGCAGGCCGGGGTGTTCACCCGCGACCTGAAGATCGCGTTCGACGCGGCGGCGGAACTGGAGGTCGGCGGGGTGATCATCGGCGACGTGCCGTCCTACCGCGCCGACCAGATGCCCTACGGCGGCGTCAAGGGCTCTGGCACCGGCCGCGAAGGCGTGCGCTCCGCCATGGACGACTTCACCGAACAGCGCACCACCGTGCTCACCGGCATCCAGCTGTAA
- a CDS encoding MBL fold metallo-hydrolase, which produces MATKSSANGADPEPGGESFVQLADGVHALTSEGDPNVGAVEAEDFLVCFEARSTPAAARRWLLRLRERTAKPVRYLVLSHFHAVRTLGASAFDADVVIAHERTRTLIAERGRQDWAGELARTPEAFPEAAGIPGLTWPTMTFSDRLTIPLGGERGDLELRHPGRGHTAGDIVGWLPQQRILFAGDLVESRAAPHCGDAFHDEWATSTLDKVAALGAELLVGGCGPVARNRAEVDAAIAQSRHFLDELRRAVTDVRDRSGTPAEAYRAAHDALAPRFHGRPSFDNLPLAVRRYWDECDGVTWPRIWTPQRESEVRTALT; this is translated from the coding sequence ATGGCAACGAAATCGTCCGCGAACGGTGCCGATCCGGAACCGGGGGGAGAGTCGTTCGTCCAGCTCGCGGACGGCGTCCACGCGCTGACCAGCGAGGGTGACCCGAACGTCGGCGCGGTGGAGGCCGAGGACTTCCTCGTCTGCTTCGAGGCCAGGTCGACCCCGGCCGCCGCCCGGCGCTGGCTGCTCAGGTTGCGGGAGCGCACCGCGAAACCGGTGCGGTACCTCGTGCTCAGCCACTTCCACGCCGTCCGCACGCTCGGCGCCAGCGCGTTCGACGCGGACGTGGTCATCGCGCACGAGCGCACCAGGACGCTGATCGCCGAACGCGGGCGGCAGGACTGGGCGGGTGAACTGGCCCGCACGCCGGAGGCTTTCCCCGAGGCGGCCGGGATTCCCGGTCTGACCTGGCCGACCATGACGTTCTCCGACCGCCTCACCATCCCGCTCGGCGGCGAGCGCGGCGACCTCGAACTCCGCCACCCCGGCCGCGGCCACACCGCGGGCGACATCGTCGGATGGCTTCCGCAGCAACGGATCCTGTTCGCGGGCGACCTCGTCGAGTCGCGGGCCGCGCCGCACTGCGGGGACGCGTTCCACGACGAGTGGGCGACGTCCACTTTGGACAAGGTCGCCGCGCTGGGCGCCGAACTGCTCGTCGGCGGCTGCGGCCCGGTGGCGCGCAACCGGGCCGAGGTGGACGCCGCCATCGCGCAGAGCAGGCACTTCCTGGACGAGCTGCGCCGCGCCGTCACCGACGTGCGCGACCGCTCGGGCACCCCCGCCGAGGCCTACCGGGCGGCGCACGACGCACTCGCCCCCCGCTTCCACGGCCGCCCGTCCTTCGACAACCTGCCACTGGCCGTCCGCCGCTACTGGGACGAGTGCGACGGCGTCACCTGGCCCAGGATCTGGACCCCCCAACGCGAATCCGAAGTCCGAACCGCCCTCACCTGA
- a CDS encoding TetR/AcrR family transcriptional regulator C-terminal domain-containing protein: MARGLSRDVVLDAALRLIDEHGAAGLSMRKLGAELGVEAMTLYYYVPNKAALLDGVVERIFGMVAAELPPADVPWETYLRELAGGLRRVLLGHPAAVALTATRPVITPAGLAALETALEVLTGAGMPVTTALHVFNTVSTFVLGHVLNETGQQPVGDFPDLSAFPLISRAVAEGAGNGDDEARFDLAIDALVRGFGGKVE, encoded by the coding sequence GTGGCACGGGGACTGAGCAGGGACGTCGTGCTGGACGCGGCGCTGCGGCTGATCGACGAGCACGGCGCGGCGGGGCTGTCGATGCGCAAGCTCGGCGCCGAACTAGGCGTCGAGGCGATGACGCTCTACTACTACGTGCCGAACAAGGCGGCGCTGCTCGACGGCGTCGTCGAGCGGATCTTCGGCATGGTCGCGGCCGAGCTGCCGCCCGCCGACGTGCCCTGGGAGACCTACCTGCGCGAGCTGGCCGGAGGGCTGCGCCGGGTGCTGCTGGGCCACCCGGCGGCCGTGGCGCTGACGGCCACCCGGCCGGTGATCACCCCCGCCGGTCTCGCCGCGCTGGAGACCGCGCTGGAGGTGCTGACCGGCGCGGGCATGCCGGTGACGACGGCGCTGCACGTGTTCAACACCGTGTCGACCTTCGTGCTGGGGCACGTGCTCAACGAGACCGGTCAGCAGCCCGTCGGCGACTTCCCCGACCTGAGCGCGTTCCCGCTCATCTCGCGGGCGGTCGCCGAGGGTGCCGGCAACGGTGATGACGAGGCCCGGTTCGATCTCGCGATCGACGCACTCGTGCGCGGGTTCGGTGGCAAAGTGGAGTGA
- a CDS encoding GMC family oxidoreductase — protein sequence MGELAGNNVDYDVVVVGSGFGGSVAALRLTEKGYRVAVVEAGRRFADDEFAETSWDLRKYLWAPRLGCFGIQRIHLLRNVMVLAGAGVGGGSLVYANTLYRPLKPFFADRQWAHITDWEAELSPFYDQASRMLGVVTNPTTTPADVVMRQVAEDMGVADSYHPTPVGVYFGEPGVQAADPYFGGAGPTRTGCTECGSCMSGCRVGAKNTLVKNYLHLAERGGARVLPLTTVTSLRQTGGTWEVDTERTGAALRKGRRTITATRVVLAAGTWGTQQLLHRMRAEGVLPALSPRLGELTRTNSEAIVGAARRTVDPDRDFTSGVAITSSFHPDEITHIEPCRYGKGSNVMGMLQTLATDGASSTPRVLQFLRQAARHPRRLLRLLSVRQWSERTLILLVMQSLDNSITTFAKRGLFGRHKLSSRQGHGDPNPTFIPAGHRANELTAEHIDGIAGGTWGELAGIPLTAHFIGGCPIGEDVEHGVVDAYHRVHNYPGLSIVDGAAISANLGVNPSLTIAAQAERAFSLWPNKGEADPRPEQGADYRRVAPVAPLHPAVPAHAPGALRLPIVAITRPARSTPA from the coding sequence ATGGGTGAACTCGCCGGTAACAACGTGGACTACGACGTCGTCGTGGTCGGCTCCGGGTTCGGCGGCAGCGTCGCCGCCCTCCGGCTGACCGAGAAGGGCTACCGGGTCGCCGTCGTGGAGGCCGGGCGGCGGTTCGCGGACGACGAGTTCGCCGAGACCTCGTGGGACCTGCGGAAGTACCTGTGGGCGCCCAGGCTCGGCTGCTTCGGCATCCAGCGGATCCACCTGCTGCGCAACGTCATGGTGCTCGCGGGCGCGGGAGTCGGCGGTGGGTCGCTGGTGTACGCGAACACGCTGTACCGGCCGCTCAAGCCGTTCTTCGCCGACCGGCAGTGGGCGCACATCACCGACTGGGAAGCCGAGTTGTCGCCGTTCTACGACCAGGCGTCCCGGATGCTCGGCGTGGTCACCAACCCGACCACGACCCCGGCCGACGTGGTCATGCGGCAGGTGGCCGAGGACATGGGCGTGGCCGACAGCTACCACCCGACGCCGGTCGGCGTGTACTTCGGCGAGCCGGGCGTGCAGGCCGCGGACCCGTACTTCGGCGGTGCGGGGCCCACGCGGACCGGGTGCACGGAGTGCGGCAGCTGCATGTCGGGCTGCCGGGTGGGGGCGAAGAACACCCTGGTCAAGAACTACCTGCACCTGGCGGAACGCGGTGGGGCGAGGGTCCTGCCGCTCACGACGGTGACCAGCCTGCGCCAGACCGGCGGCACGTGGGAGGTCGACACCGAGCGCACCGGGGCCGCGCTGCGCAAGGGGCGTCGCACGATCACCGCGACCAGGGTCGTGCTGGCCGCGGGCACGTGGGGCACCCAGCAGCTGCTGCACCGGATGCGCGCCGAGGGCGTGCTGCCCGCGCTGTCGCCGCGGCTGGGCGAGCTGACCCGCACGAACTCCGAGGCGATCGTCGGCGCGGCCCGGCGGACCGTCGACCCGGACCGCGACTTCACCAGCGGCGTGGCGATCACCTCGTCGTTCCACCCCGACGAGATCACCCACATCGAGCCCTGCCGCTACGGCAAGGGCAGCAACGTCATGGGGATGCTCCAGACCCTGGCCACCGACGGCGCGTCCAGCACCCCGCGCGTCCTGCAATTCCTCCGCCAGGCCGCCAGGCATCCCCGGCGGCTGCTGCGGCTGCTGTCGGTGCGGCAGTGGAGCGAGCGGACGCTGATCCTGCTGGTCATGCAGAGCCTGGACAACTCGATCACCACGTTCGCCAAGCGCGGTCTGTTCGGGCGGCACAAGCTCAGTTCGCGCCAGGGCCACGGCGACCCGAACCCGACGTTCATCCCGGCGGGCCACCGCGCGAACGAGCTGACCGCCGAGCACATCGACGGCATCGCGGGCGGCACCTGGGGCGAGCTGGCGGGCATCCCGCTGACCGCGCACTTCATCGGCGGCTGCCCGATCGGCGAGGACGTCGAGCACGGCGTCGTCGACGCCTACCACCGCGTCCACAACTACCCCGGCCTGTCGATCGTCGACGGCGCGGCCATCTCCGCCAACCTCGGCGTCAACCCGTCGCTCACCATCGCCGCCCAGGCCGAGCGCGCGTTCTCCCTGTGGCCCAACAAGGGCGAGGCCGACCCGCGCCCCGAGCAGGGCGCCGACTACCGGCGCGTCGCCCCCGTCGCCCCGCTCCACCCCGCGGTGCCCGCCCACGCGCCCGGCGCGCTGCGGCTGCCGATCGTGGCGATCACACGGCCAGCCAGGTCGACACCAGCGTGA
- a CDS encoding GuaB3 family IMP dehydrogenase-related protein yields MRDLVEIGMGRTARRAYELDDIEIIPSRRTRSSKDVSTAWQIDAYRFDIPLITHPTDAIVSPGTAVAVGELGGLGVLNAEGLWARHANVEEALFRLVEATEDTDDPGAPVRILQELHSAPVRLDLVAAAIKEVRDSGVTVAVRVSPQRAAELTPDLLAAGVEILVVQGTIISAEHVLRDGEPLNLKSFIADLEVPVIAGGVGDYRTAMHLMRTGAAGVIVGYGFTPGVTTTDAVLGIGVPMATAIADAAAARRDYLDETGGRYVHVIADGGALTSGDIAKSIACGADAVMLGEPLASATEAPAQGLYWTAASAHPSVPRSFVSPGVDQEVDLRTLLFGPSVDPRGVTNLFGSLRRAMAKTGYSDLKEFQKVGLTIRG; encoded by the coding sequence GTGCGCGATCTGGTCGAGATCGGCATGGGCCGGACCGCGAGGCGGGCCTACGAGCTGGACGACATCGAGATCATCCCCTCGCGGCGGACGCGTTCGTCGAAGGACGTCTCGACGGCGTGGCAGATCGACGCCTACCGGTTCGACATCCCGCTGATCACCCACCCGACCGACGCCATCGTGTCGCCGGGCACGGCGGTCGCGGTCGGCGAGCTGGGCGGCCTCGGGGTGCTCAACGCGGAAGGCCTGTGGGCCCGGCACGCGAACGTCGAGGAGGCGCTGTTCCGCCTCGTCGAGGCGACCGAGGACACCGACGACCCCGGCGCGCCCGTGCGGATCCTCCAGGAGCTGCACTCCGCGCCGGTCCGCCTCGACCTGGTCGCGGCCGCCATCAAGGAGGTCCGCGACTCCGGCGTGACCGTCGCGGTGCGGGTCAGCCCGCAGCGCGCGGCCGAGCTGACGCCGGACCTGCTGGCGGCGGGCGTGGAGATCCTGGTCGTGCAGGGCACGATCATCTCCGCCGAGCACGTGCTCCGCGACGGTGAGCCGCTGAACCTGAAGTCGTTCATCGCCGACCTCGAGGTCCCGGTCATCGCGGGCGGTGTCGGCGACTACCGCACCGCCATGCACCTCATGCGCACCGGTGCCGCGGGCGTCATCGTCGGCTACGGCTTCACGCCCGGCGTGACCACGACGGACGCCGTGCTCGGCATCGGCGTCCCGATGGCGACCGCCATCGCCGACGCCGCGGCCGCCCGCCGCGACTACCTCGACGAGACCGGTGGCCGCTACGTCCACGTCATCGCCGACGGTGGTGCCCTGACCAGCGGTGACATCGCCAAGTCCATCGCGTGCGGCGCGGACGCGGTCATGCTCGGCGAACCGCTGGCCTCCGCCACCGAGGCGCCGGCCCAGGGCCTCTACTGGACCGCGGCCTCCGCGCACCCGTCCGTGCCCCGCAGCTTCGTGTCGCCCGGCGTGGACCAGGAGGTCGACCTGCGCACCCTGCTGTTCGGCCCGTCGGTCGACCCGCGCGGTGTCACCAACCTGTTCGGCTCGCTGCGCCGAGCCATGGCCAAGACCGGCTACTCGGACCTCAAGGAGTTCCAGAAGGTCGGCCTGACCATCCGCGGCTAG